The genomic segment CTTCAGGCAACCAGAAGGACTCGACCATGTCACTTCCGTTTGGTATCAGTCTTTGCTTATTGGCTTTTCCAGCCCGTATCGCTTCGATGATCGGGTGAACCGGTTTGTTGGTACATGAGTTGCCGTACATGTATCCGAGCTCAGGCCCCAGGTAGGGGGTGCGCGCCTACGGCGACACCAAAAAGGACGACGGAAAGTCGTATAACGCGAAGCACTTGAAGTACGAAGTGTTCGGGCCGCCGGGAACGCTGGCACAAGTCAGCTACTTCGGCGAAAGCGGTAACCCAGAACATGCGGACGTCGTCCTTCCGTGGACGCTTGAGTTCCCAATCTCTGCGGCGGCAGACATCGGAAGTATTGCGGCGCAAGGCGAAAGCTCGGATATCGGCTGCCGCATCTTGGTGGACGGTGTCGTGAAATCAGAAAAAACCGCGACCCACGAAGTGAGTACCTTCGTCTCTTGTCTCTTGAAGGCCGCATGAGCAATCACCAAGTGCAGACTCGCCGACCGACGATTGCGCATCTCATCCGCCGGTGTTCCGTACTCGTCATCCTGGGATGGTTGGCAGTCGTCGTCGGATTGAACCTGGGCATACCCTCTCTGGAACAGGTCCAAGCGGAGCACGCGGTCTCACAGAATCCCACCGATGCGCCGTCATTCCGAGCGGCCGAGCGCATCTCCCAAGCCTTCCAGGCGGAATCCTCCGACAACAGCAGCCCCGGCACCAGCGGAGCCAACTCCAACAATCCAGGAGCCGGCTCCGGTAACAAAGCCGCGGTCAACTCAGGCGACATCGCTCCGGCGATGATTGTCCTGGAAGGTCAACAGCCCCTTGATGATGCGGCTCACAAGTACTACGACAACCTGATCCGCCAATTCCGCAGCGATACCCAGCACGTGCAGCACATCCAGGACTTCTGGGGCGATCCACTCACCAGAGACGCCGCCCAGAGCGGTGATGGTAAGGCCGCCTTCGTTCAGCTGTCACTGAAGGGCAAACCGGGTGACACGGTAGCCAACGAATCGGTCCAAGCCGTTGCGCACATTGTCGCCAATACCCCGGCCCCCCGGGAGTGAAGACCTACGTCACCGGCCCTGCGGCGATGGCAGCGGACTTAATCAAGAGCGGCAACAGTACGGTCACGACAATCACGTTGGTCAGCCTGGCAGTCATCTTCCTGACGCTGCTTCTGGTCTACCGATCACCCCTCACAGTGATCTTGTTGCTTCTGATAGTCGGAGTTCAGCTGCAGGCCGCTCGTGGATTCGTAGCGCTACTCGGCCATTTCGGTTTGATTGGTCTAAGCACGTTCGCGGTCAATCTGCTGGTCGCCCTGGTGATTGCGGCGGGGACGGACTACG from the Mycolicibacterium crocinum genome contains:
- a CDS encoding MmpS family transport accessory protein produces the protein MRAYGDTKKDDGKSYNAKHLKYEVFGPPGTLAQVSYFGESGNPEHADVVLPWTLEFPISAAADIGSIAAQGESSDIGCRILVDGVVKSEKTATHEVSTFVSCLLKAA